The Opisthocomus hoazin isolate bOpiHoa1 chromosome 2, bOpiHoa1.hap1, whole genome shotgun sequence genomic interval TCCAGCAGAAGCTCTGGATGAGAAATTTAAATGAGATTTCTAACCTTAGGATAGTTAAAATTAGACTACAAATATCTTGATCtcgaagaaaaattataaaaattatataaactACTTGTTGTATCTCAGGAGAGTATGCATAGGGTTAATAGCCCGTTTCTTCCTTCCATTTACAATCGACACAGGTAGTCGCCACCTGTGGgacaccatatatatatatatatatatatatatatatatatacacacacatatatatggggaaaaataaatgaagaatttttatgCCCTTTGTAATATGTTATCCTTTATTGTACCGGAATTAAAAAAGTGGGAAGGAGGGGCaaactgtgtatttctttctCCCTGAAATGGTAATTTTAAAAGTGGTAAACATTGTCCAGGAAGATGAAAAGTACTTGCCTTTCTGCAAGTCTCGTCTGGTAGCTTCCAAGGGTGCTAGCCGATTTCCCCAAggtgaagacacagcttttgGTGATTGCTGGTTGTGGGGGTGCTGAATCCTGTAATACTCTCCTAAACATACCCCAAGAGGGAAAAACCCCCCCAACGTTTACTATATTGGCAACACTGCTCTTTAGGAAAGAGTGACTAACATCATACCAGATTTATAGCATATTTCCTTTACGGCTCTTTCCTCTTCAATATCTGCAGCAGGCCTAGGCACCCAATTAGAAACATCTGTAGGAAACAGACTTAAAAGATTAATAGACAGCTACAGAAAGACCTTCAACAATTCTCAATAATCAAACCTTTTGGTCACAATTCATGTTTTTCCTGACTGCACTTCCTGTTTCAGTGACTCTGGCTTACTCCGACTAAAGCTGAGGTAGGGAGCACTaacaggcagccctgccagccagcctgcagggcagggggaaagTGAAAAGCAGCTTGGGGCTGCCTGAGAACTTGCACCATCATGGGCGGAGTGCACGCATGGGAGTAGGTTGTTCTCTCACTTTCACTCTCCGGGAACGTGCAATTCATTCCTTCTCTATGGACTGGTCATCCCAAAGTAAGACACAGGAAATGGattaactacattttaaaaaaacaaaaacaatgaaaCTACATAAATAGATAAACGCATACATTCAGTTAAGCTAGTAAGAGTTTTGTATGGATTCCCTTTGCTAGATTTAAGAAGAactttctgtaataaaatgaGACTGCCTACAGAGTTAAGGAAATGACTAGAACAAATTATTTAAGTTAAAGTCACACAACTACTTTTTGTACACTGACCTGAGAATTCTCCTTCAGCGAGGAGTGTGTTCAGGCCCTGTTCAGAAATTTGTTTCCCAGAAAAGAAGTGCCTCCTAAACTCGTAATTTTGTCCCCAAATGTTGAGAAATTTCAAAGAGTCTTTGACAACCATCTGAACTGTGGCTCACATTTTAAACTCTATGTAACAAACAAAAGGTATGTGCATTATACCGCTGCTGAAATACACAGCTAGGCGTTTCACAGGAGTTAGAAGATGTTGCCTCACTCACATCTGGTGGCtaccagttccagtgttttgcAGAACAGCTGGGAACTGTTTCAAAACCTTGTCAACAACTCTTTTCTAAAAATGGAAGCGTGCTTATAAGAAATCAGTGGTGAAGCACATTGCAAGAGTCAAAGAAACCCATCCTACTTccttgtaaaagaaagaaaaaaagtgcttaccgttctcttcctcctcatcatcctcttcaTCGTCCTCGTCGTCGTTGAGGTTTATAATCAGTGGAGGGTGAACTGGTAGGACAATATTCTCTTGATGTCTGAGTGATTCTAGATGGGGGGCTGGAGGCCGAGTCCCCCCTTGGACAACCTGTTGCACTGGGGCACCTGCAGAAAAGACATTAGATTCATTTTGTTGGGAGGGAACTCGAATATCAAGTCCAGGTTCAGAGCAGCAGGTATAGTTATCCTGCTGAGGGAGTCATTAAGTAGACCGATTGTGCCTTTTAGGACAAATCTTCTGCCGAGGTTGGCAAAAGAGCACCTTGCAAGTACAGAAAGCGTGAAAACACAGATAGATACTGACAACACAGGGAAAGGTGTGATTAGGAATTCCTGGGCTGAAGTGAGTAAATGAGTTGAGGACCCCGCCTGTGAAAATACTGTCAACATGCTGAAGAGTAGGCAGGCAGGTATCCCTCCCCATGGCATCACTTTTGAAGAATTTAGCAGTGCTAAGCACAGGATTACCCATTCTGAGCTTGTGGACATCTTTTTACCATCAATTTTCGGAATCACAACTCTCTCTACAAAGTACAAAATGTAGATTTTGAGAAAGAAGACGAAGTTCATGAAAATAATTGACACttaaggagaagaaaatcagaaaagataTTCTTTTCCATCAAAATTTCTATCTACACGTAATGTTTGCAGCAAAACTATTCCAGACCTGGGATAGCATTTTCGGAGAGCCAGGAAATGcaagtgactgaaaataaaaatgatgaagaatTCTGAGTCTATTTGTATGGTTCGAGGTGACCAATTTGCAACTACAATCAGGATTCCGATTATATAATATAATCATTATTCAACTAATAATATTGAAGTTTGATATGTTTTCCAGTGTTAAAGAAGTAAGATGAAGCATGGGCATTTTCTTGTAGTCCACTTGTAGTTATTCTTGTGCATCTCTTGCTTGCCTACGAGCACCACGTGTCTCATACTAAACCCGTTTTAGTAACACTCCTGCAGACCAGAGTGGTTGTCTCTCACGCAAGAGACAGTAAGATGCAACACTTTCACTTGACAGATGAGTAACATGACAGCTAAAAAAATACCTATGGCAACCCTCTTCAAATGCCAATACaattcctttctttgccttgGACTTGCTGGGATAGCAGATCACCCCTGACTGGTTTGCCACGGCACCCTTCTTGGCCTTAATATATATTACATAAGCACTGGGACTAAGCACCGGAGGgacatttttgtgtatttacttACTCTAATGAACAAATTGCTCAGAAAATAGTTTTACTCACTGTTACTAGGTGGCAAAAACTGTCCATTAATGTTGCGAGGCTTGCTGTGATGGAAGGCACAGCTGATCCTCACGCAGCCTGAGCGTTGTGTTTCCCACCAACAGGGGATGTTGCTGTACTTTTGCTGCAGGAGAAGACAGGTTTCTGATATTGTAAATTAAGAATGAAAATGGACTAAATGGATTAGCACACGCTGTACTGCTGTGCACATGTGACTAAGATTTTGTGGGACCACGTTCTGatattttagaacatttaaagACATCTTTACAGTTGTCTCAAGCTCCAGATACCTCAAAAGATATCTTGAGTTAGGTCAGGGGAGCTTGTGAGATGTCATATTGCAGGCACGCTGGGGTCTGGAGCCAAAGCCCGTCTCCCAGGCACTAACGCCTAAATCACCAGTGCTGGAACGGGTGCAATAATGAGAAGCCCTCCAGCCACCCTGGATTTTCACCAGATGGAATTTAAGTATTTCTGGGAAGGACAAACCCATTTGGAAGGGCTTTGTTTGAAATAACTGATTTCACAGAAATTCAGGTAGTCCCTACAAGCAGAAATTATAAACATGGTCTATTTATTGCAAATCAATATAATGTTGATTCAATCAGAAAGTGATGAGTGATCTTTATGTGTGATTTTAACTCCTGTGTTCCTTGATTATCTGAGCCCAGTTCACAGGAGAAATTGTCCACAGTGTACACGACCCATAGCTCTTCTCATCACTTCTGAAAGTCACGTATTTGGTCTACAGATGTGGCCATGACTCAGACAGAGTGACGTATCAGTCTGTGACTTTACACAGTAAAGCTCCCTTTCTACACGGATACATCAAGAAAAGTGAGGATACCGACCACTCTGAAGTCTACAGCACTTACCTGTGCATAGGGAGAACGCAGATGGAAATAGCGCTCCTTCCCAACTGCAGCCATTTTCACCCTTTTGGATTCCCCATCACTCtctcaatacctgcagaacagaTGGGAAAATATTAAAGCCATCAACATTCAGGCAAATTGTAATCTCATCCTCAAAGCGGtcattttcttgcaaaaactGGACCTTCAGAATCCTAGCTCTGCTACTTTTGtgaaacaaaaccccaactgGCAGCCAAACACCCTTAAACAGAGGAGCTCCTACCTTCTCTAGCTTTGTTGCATCAACAATTGGCAGTTGCTAGCCAGTATAGAATGTTATGGTTCCAAAGTTCTCAACCGCTCCTGCAGCTGGTGGCACCGCCATCTTGGTGCTACGTGACCTGTCCAGCTTGAACATCTTCCTGTCTCTCCATTGCTTCAAAGTCAAGTACGGAAAATCAGACCATTTGGAAGAGATTCTCATGCCGGTGTTTCTTTAaaaactgctgggcaacagcagcggggagaggggagtgagaaTGTGTGAGAGTGTTCTCCGAAAAGCGGCTTCTTTTACCTGCTGTGCAATGAGCCAACCCTCACGCACTCAGCAGAGATCTGGTTTTATTCgggcctgggtgctcggtggactttccacaGATCGAGCGCACGCAAGGCCGGCCTCTTTGTTGCGTTTCCTGTGTTCCTTCATggaggagaatttgtctttgattcaTCGGAGAGTGGAGACAGCCAAGATCTGCTGTCTCTACGCTTGGGTTACACCTTCACATCATTCTGGCCACGCGCTACTTGGCCAAAGGGACGGTGCTAAACACCAACCACACCCCTTTCTGCTTTCCaggggaagaacttgttctgtcAGAGGAGAAACTGCCCTGCAGACAGGtgcggagcagaggttcccctgcggCCCGTGAGCAGCCCATggcgaggcaggctgtgcccctgcagcccagggaggcccgcggcggagcagatccccacccgcAGCCTGGGGGGGcccccacgccggagcagctttgctgtcagggctggtgacccccacgccggggcaggggaggagcgtgaggaggaaggagcggcagagacagcctGGGGCGAGCTGAGCGCAGGCGCCGCTCCgtgtccagggaggaggcagagggaaacCGGGAGTGAGCCTGAGCATTCAAGCTGACATTGCTTTGACACTGAGGTTTCCTTTCTCATCTCCACAGTCGGATTTCACCGGCCACAAACCGGTTTCCCCAGGCCCGGTCCGTGCTGCCCGTGAGGCTGAGGGGTGCgtgctctctcccccccccccccccatctcggCCCAGGGCCCTGTCGCTGCCCGTTCTCTCCCCCGCCCAGCCGAGGAGGGCAGCGCTGGAGCGGCTCGGGCGGGCACCGGGCCTGCAGCCGGGCTCAGCGCAGCCCCTTTTCCGCGGTCGGACCCCGAGGCGGGGAGCCCGGGCGGCTGTCCTGACGGagccagggccgggccgggccggggagcggcggagccgccgcctcgccgcgcgCTGCCGGAGAGAGTCGGCCgcgtccccgccgctgccccccggcgCTCGCGGCCGTCGCGcactgcgggcgggcgggcggcgctgggCTCCGTTTCCCGCCGCGcagggcgcgcgcggggcggcgcaggcgcagtgccggcggggcgggggagcgggcggcaggGCCGTGAGGCAACGGGAGGCCCCGGGGCCGTTCGTGaccgaggggaaggaggagacgtcggcgcggcgggagcggcaggtggccgggccgggggggtccgggcGGGGCCGCagtcccggggccgggggctggggccgggggttcGCCGGGCCTGGGGTGTCGGCGCCGCCCgtccgggccgggcggggcggggcccggcagcAGCACGGAGCGCGTCGGCCCCAggggttttctttctcccttttgccCTTCCGAGCCTGTTCCTCTGGCCGTCGGGggagcgggcgagcggccgcgtggGGCTGAGTTGCTGCTGGAGTTCAGCGGCGACGCTCCCTGAGGTGTTGGTCCCCCGTGCAGAGAACGCCGTCAGGGAATTGGGTCTGGAGCTGGTATgtgctggtgttttgtttttcagagggCAGGGCGGGATAATagagggggctgtgactgccgggGCAGAAGGGGGTGGGAGGACCGACGGGTGTGTTTTCTCACTACcctgaaaattttcttttccatgtgaccATAAAATCTTTGCGCGTGCTGTACGTTGTGGCTATGCCATACAGATCTGATTGCTAATGTATAAAAAGCCATGTAGTGTAAGGAAAGCATGGAGAAGGTTCTCACTTTATGAATTGCGAACTCTTTTTTTGAGACTTTTGCAAGACAAGGACTGGCTTTGTGTTTTTTAGCAGAAAGAGGGAGTGACCAGCCCAGGAGTCAAAAGTGtgtagggagggaggagggagggaggggaggggtgatGGTTATACAGGAAAAGATTTGCATTCACACACAATTGATTGcatgtttgcagtgaagaaacTGTTCCAGAAGTCCTAGCTATAGAAGTGCTCCTAGAAATGTGGACGAGTTGTTGCTGGCTCTTTGTTTCAGACCTCCGGATCACTGATTTCATGGCTCTTTTTAAGCAGACAAGTGTTTAGCTGACAGCGCTGGTACTGGGTGTTTAACACCAGGATGCTTTTGCCACCTTGCACTCCACTGGTGCGTGTATTGCACTGACACGGTGCTGTTGACTTCCAGCTCGAAAGGGCAAGCTCGGAGCAGCTAGTCGTGATGATGAATTTCTCCTGGCCTGGTGATACAGGAAGGCACACCTCAAAATTTTGCAGCACGGGATTGGAACCCTTGCAGTTTCTGTGCCGTGTGTCAAGTGGAAGGCAACGTCATCTCTAAATGCTAATGAAGaatggaaaagagggagagagttTGGAAATAGGTCGCTTTGGTACTTTTGTCTGCGAGCTTTTCCCAGAGTGTCACCTCTTGTGGAAACAAAGGTGTGTTTTGACAGGATTAGAAATAGGCCCTAGAATGTGTCATAGTGGAGTGACAGAGGGCAGCTGTGAGGGGCAAGAATCCGTAGGAGGATGTGGCAGTAACAGAGCCATGGTGAGGGTTTAAAATACGTGTCTTCTTTTCAGCTCTTTCCCGTTTTGGCAACTGGAACTGTAACTGGGAAGGCGTTAGAGACAGAGACATACAGTGTAACTCCTGCTGAAAAGggggatgggacctgctgctgccatAAAGGTAATAAGGAGGATCCCCATGCAGGTTTCTGATGCTGCCTAGAAGCCTTGTTTCCCTTAGTTCCGCTGTTGTTGTATGATTTATTGGATTACAGCTGTTGTGAATGCAACTCTGGTTAAACTTCTTGACCACAAAGTCATAGTTACTGTAAACATAGGAGGTGTTGATGAAGTTGTTGCAGATTTTACTCTCTAAAATAGATGAAGTATGGTTGAAGTGAACATGTCAATGAAGGTAGTGTTCCCGTTTTAAAGTGTCTTCTTGATAAGACTTTGTTGCACACTAGAATTTATGGCTGTCTGATTTCCTTGGGGAGGATAAAAAGAATTGGTGAGGCTGGGAGGAAATGAGAAGGCTGTGGCTGGTTGCGTCACTGGGGTTCTTGCCTTTGCATGAAATTGTAAGGAAACTTTGTAGTACACTAGGCAAGATTCTACAACTGGATTTTTAGATGCATATAATGAATTTATGAATTTAAAGAGTGTGTTTGGACATCAAATTTCTCTCGTGACAAATGAGAATTCCTAGGTTGCCTTTTTGATGGAGTTGATTTCAGTACTCCGCAGGGTGTGGTTATCTCAGTCAGCTGCTAGTTTTCTCCCCCTGGAAGCTCTAGGGCAAGCCCTATCAATGGGCCAGGCTGAATGGACAATGAAGTTTTTTCCTGTCTGCCCATTTTTGGGTTAGAACCCCATATGCCGTTCCCTCTTCTGTATTTACGAATagataaaaaggtttcttggTATCAGGTAAACTTAGCACCggggtgtaaccaaggtgatggaattagttaatcataaagcacgaacaatgctgctatgtcccttgtacagccctgcccatctggacattaggtctgggaacagaggatttagtccctaggtaatcattaatgttaaacaataatggtgaagggggatttttaatagaaatagcgttaccaaatggttgcaggtgtatttgtggtacctatctattgtgtgaattaattgaagcaaaaagtcatacatctccctccaaagaagttagttttaattaaaaccatcaggtgcctagaactggtcaagacgacccgtgccgcagggacaagagccagaagaggactgagtttgcgcagaa includes:
- the LOC142364593 gene encoding uncharacterized protein LOC142364593; its protein translation is MAAVGKERYFHLRSPYAQVSAVDFRVVETCLLLQQKYSNIPCWWETQRSGCVRISCAFHHSKPRNINGQFLPPSNSAPVQQVVQGGTRPPAPHLESLRHQENIVLPVHPPLIINLNDDEDDEEDDEEEENDVSNWVPRPAADIEEERAVKEICYKSGEYYRIQHPHNQQSPKAVSSPWGNRLAPLEATRRDLQKETNPTELVKNHHGKEVEEKKWISEEARNSPVTGTGKGIHTSDPRGKPPYQPRGQSDGDDTLSLRKTGRKSYFNPSEPRRSVYVVYRSVPVNQEPKFSGSTGDGNAIPPKFKNTKREGEISRRRGPAESIPRINRKSFQNREALTLQHEL
- the LOC142364595 gene encoding uncharacterized protein LOC142364595; this translates as MVPKFSTAPAAGGTAILVLRDLSSLNIFLSLHCFKVKYGKSDHLEEILMPSRGRGLGPGVRRAWGVGAARPGRAGRGPAAARSASAPGVFFLPFALPSLFLWPSGERASGRVGLSCCWSSAATLPEVLVPRAENAVRELGLELLFPVLATGTVTGKALETETYSVTPAEKGDGTCCCHKGVDECTSIQEPVKAANAPTAWEVISASACRVMSPPWMAPAVLADQRARTCFSNIVNGSCAQELLDRFTRRQSCCESDRCWALGSVLEMCPVRGSGKHFAEDKLPLMLPMEQSRPSEQSFTCPCDSGG